The following coding sequences lie in one Oceanicola sp. 502str15 genomic window:
- a CDS encoding microcin C ABC transporter permease YejB, with the protein MSAYILRRLLLIIPTLFGIMLVNFVLTQFVPGGPIEAVIARVEQGEGAGDNVTGGADAGQQFDDGADERYQGARGLSPEFLAQLEVQMGFARVICEEGYTPRNGEEITHRDLSAEECSKVDIGMFERFFILMGQYVTFDFGESYFKSKSVVSLVIEKMPVSITLGLWSTLIAYLISIPLGIRKAVRDGSRFDTWSSGVIVAAYAIPGFIFAILLLVLFAGGSYWKIFPLRGLTSPNAIWEDLSLWGKALDYLWHIFLPVLASSIAGFASLTLLTKNSFLDEIKKQYVITARAKGLSERKVLYGHVFRNAMLIVIAGFPGAFLGVFFGSSLVIEWLFSLDGLGRLGFESVVDRDYPVVFGTLFVFGLIGLLVNILSDLMYVFVDPRIDFERRAG; encoded by the coding sequence ATGAGCGCATATATTCTCAGGCGACTGTTGCTCATTATCCCGACGCTGTTCGGGATAATGCTGGTGAACTTCGTGCTTACCCAATTCGTGCCCGGCGGCCCGATCGAGGCGGTCATTGCCCGCGTCGAGCAGGGCGAGGGCGCGGGCGACAACGTGACGGGCGGTGCCGATGCCGGCCAGCAGTTCGATGACGGTGCCGACGAGCGCTACCAGGGTGCGCGCGGCCTGTCGCCCGAGTTCCTGGCCCAGCTCGAGGTGCAGATGGGCTTTGCCCGCGTCATCTGCGAAGAGGGCTACACCCCGCGCAACGGCGAAGAAATCACCCATCGGGACCTCTCTGCGGAAGAATGCAGCAAGGTCGATATCGGCATGTTCGAGCGGTTCTTCATTTTGATGGGCCAGTATGTGACCTTCGACTTCGGGGAGAGCTACTTCAAGTCGAAGTCGGTGGTGAGCCTCGTGATCGAGAAGATGCCGGTGTCGATCACGCTGGGGCTGTGGTCGACGCTGATCGCCTATCTCATCTCGATCCCGCTGGGCATCCGCAAGGCGGTGCGGGACGGTTCGCGGTTCGATACGTGGTCGTCGGGCGTGATCGTGGCGGCCTATGCCATCCCCGGCTTCATCTTTGCCATCCTGCTGCTGGTGCTCTTTGCCGGGGGCTCCTACTGGAAGATCTTCCCCCTGCGCGGCCTCACCTCGCCAAACGCGATCTGGGAAGACCTGAGCCTCTGGGGCAAGGCGCTGGATTACCTGTGGCACATCTTCCTGCCGGTGCTGGCCAGCTCCATCGCCGGCTTTGCCTCGCTGACGCTGCTGACCAAGAACAGCTTTCTGGACGAGATCAAGAAGCAGTATGTCATCACCGCACGCGCCAAGGGGCTGAGCGAGCGCAAGGTGCTTTACGGCCATGTCTTCCGCAATGCGATGCTGATCGTGATCGCAGGCTTTCCGGGCGCCTTCCTCGGCGTATTCTTCGGCTCGTCGCTGGTGATCGAATGGCTGTTCTCACTCGACGGGCTGGGGCGGCTGGGATTTGAATCGGTGGTGGACCGCGACTACCCGGTGGTCTTCGGCACGCTTTTCGTCTTCGGGCTGATCGGCCTGCTGGTGAACATCCTCAGCGATCTCATGTATGTCTTCGTCGATCCGCGGATCGACTTCGAGCGGAGGGCAGGCTGA
- a CDS encoding ABC transporter permease subunit has translation MTLGPLGQRRWRNFKKNRRAFWSLILFSLLFGLSLFAEFIANDKPILVQYRGEYYMPIRSFYSEQDFGGDFRTEAKYRDIEVQCLIRSGGLDACFDDPRAVYEDAADGVVDGEAIEQGWALWPPIPYSFNTPNDDIVGAAPSAPDRNHWLGTDDGSRDVLARVIYGFRLSVLFTLIVTIVASVIGIAAGAAMGYFGGWVDLFFQRMLEIWGGIPGLYVIIIMFAIFGRSFWLLVFLTVLFGWPALTGVVRAEFLRARNFEYVRAAKALGVSDSKIMFRHILPNAMVATLTLMPFIITGTIGGLATLDFLGYGLPSSAPSLGELTLQAKQNLQAPWLAFTAFFTFAIMLSLLVFVFEGVRDAFDPRKVFA, from the coding sequence ATCACCCTCGGGCCACTGGGCCAACGCCGCTGGCGGAACTTCAAGAAGAACCGCCGCGCCTTCTGGTCGCTGATCCTGTTTTCGCTGCTCTTCGGGCTCAGCCTGTTTGCCGAGTTCATCGCCAACGACAAGCCGATCCTCGTGCAGTATCGCGGCGAGTACTACATGCCGATCCGCAGCTTCTACTCGGAGCAGGATTTTGGCGGCGATTTCCGCACCGAGGCCAAGTATCGCGACATCGAGGTGCAATGCCTGATCCGCTCCGGGGGGCTCGACGCCTGCTTTGACGATCCGCGCGCGGTCTATGAAGACGCGGCGGATGGGGTCGTTGACGGCGAGGCGATCGAGCAGGGCTGGGCGCTCTGGCCGCCGATCCCCTATTCGTTCAACACGCCGAACGACGATATCGTGGGCGCCGCACCCTCGGCTCCCGACCGGAACCACTGGCTGGGCACCGATGACGGCAGCCGCGATGTGCTGGCGCGGGTGATCTACGGCTTCCGCCTCTCGGTGCTGTTCACCCTGATCGTGACGATCGTGGCCTCGGTCATCGGCATCGCGGCAGGGGCGGCGATGGGCTATTTCGGCGGCTGGGTCGACCTGTTCTTCCAGCGGATGCTGGAGATCTGGGGCGGGATACCGGGCCTCTACGTGATCATCATCATGTTCGCCATCTTCGGCCGCAGTTTCTGGCTGCTGGTCTTCCTCACCGTGCTCTTCGGCTGGCCGGCGCTCACCGGCGTGGTGCGGGCCGAGTTCCTGCGGGCCCGTAATTTCGAATATGTCCGCGCCGCCAAGGCGCTCGGGGTAAGCGACAGCAAGATCATGTTCCGCCACATCCTGCCCAACGCCATGGTGGCCACGCTGACGCTCATGCCCTTCATCATCACCGGCACCATCGGTGGCCTCGCCACGCTTGACTTTCTCGGCTACGGCCTGCCTTCCAGCGCGCCGAGTCTCGGCGAGCTGACGCTTCAGGCCAAGCAGAACCTACAGGCCCCCTGGCTCGCCTTCACCGCCTTTTTCACCTTCG